Proteins encoded within one genomic window of Jiangella mangrovi:
- a CDS encoding Pr6Pr family membrane protein encodes MTFLIIAACVIIQLVISIQGNDVLLIDEGDEAPGTARRVVNFFSFFTVQSNILLGIGAAILVRNPQADGRAFRVLRIAGLIGITVTGIVYVTLLRDLVDLEGIRAVTNVGFHYLAPVLGFFGWLLFGPWRRLDLRTVVLSLIWPVAWLVYTLIRGEVIDWYPYPFIDVTEHGYGRVLLNSAGITLIFLALGWLFLFGDRRLGDRAGSHPADDLPRAR; translated from the coding sequence GTGACCTTCCTGATCATCGCCGCGTGCGTGATCATCCAGCTGGTCATCTCGATCCAGGGCAACGACGTGCTGCTGATCGACGAAGGCGACGAGGCCCCGGGCACGGCGCGCCGCGTGGTGAACTTCTTCAGCTTCTTCACCGTGCAGAGCAACATCCTGCTCGGCATCGGCGCGGCGATCCTCGTCCGCAACCCGCAGGCGGACGGGCGAGCCTTCCGCGTCCTGCGGATCGCCGGCCTGATCGGCATCACCGTCACGGGGATCGTCTACGTGACGCTGCTGCGCGACCTCGTCGACCTCGAGGGCATCCGCGCCGTCACCAACGTCGGCTTCCACTACCTGGCACCGGTGCTCGGCTTCTTCGGCTGGCTGCTGTTCGGCCCGTGGCGCCGGCTCGACCTGCGCACCGTCGTGCTCAGCCTGATCTGGCCGGTCGCCTGGCTGGTGTACACGCTGATCCGCGGCGAGGTCATCGACTGGTACCCCTACCCGTTCATCGACGTGACGGAGCACGGCTACGGCCGGGTGCTGCTCAACTCGGCCGGCATCACGCTCATCTTCCTGGCCCTCGGCTGGCTGTTCCTCTTCGGCGACCGTAGGCTCGGTGACCGTGCCGGATCCCACCCCGCTGACGACCTACCTCGAGCGCGCTGA
- the cimA gene encoding citramalate synthase → MTDLEQFHVYDTSLRDGAQQEGLSLSVQDKLAIAGHLDELGVGFIEGGWPGAVPKDTEFFRRARTELNLKTATLAAFGATRKAGTTAAEDPQVRALLDAETPVVTLVAKSHVGHVERALRTTQDENLAMIADTVGFLTGEGRRVFVDAEHFFDGFRTDPAYALRVVRTATEAGADVVVLCDTNGGMLPDDVRATVAAVLEQTGARLGMHAHNDTGCAVANSVAAVDAGATHVQGTVNGTGERTGNADIMTVVANLELKRGMTVLPAGALHEATRIAHAVSELTNIVPYSRQPYVGASAFAHKAGLHASAIKVDPDLYQHTDPALVGNDMRLLVSDMAGRASIELKSRELGYDVSGDRELVTRVTQRVKDLEAAGYTFEAADASFELLLREEAEGRRVSYFDVESWRVITESRPGGDAVSEGTVKLRAGGERVVVTGEGNGPVNALDHALRTAIGALYPEIDKLELIDFRVRILDAAHGTDAVTRVLVEMTDGKTSWETVGVGANIIEASWEALVDAVTYGLLRQGGTAIS, encoded by the coding sequence GTGACCGACCTCGAACAGTTCCACGTCTACGACACCTCGCTCCGCGACGGCGCCCAGCAGGAGGGGCTCTCGCTCTCGGTGCAGGACAAGCTCGCCATCGCGGGCCACCTGGACGAGCTGGGCGTCGGGTTCATCGAGGGCGGCTGGCCGGGCGCGGTCCCCAAGGACACCGAGTTCTTCCGCCGCGCCCGCACCGAGCTGAACCTGAAGACGGCGACGCTCGCGGCGTTCGGCGCCACCCGCAAGGCCGGCACGACGGCGGCCGAGGACCCGCAGGTGCGGGCGCTCCTCGACGCCGAGACGCCGGTCGTCACGCTGGTCGCGAAGAGCCACGTCGGCCACGTCGAGCGGGCGCTGCGCACCACGCAGGACGAGAACCTGGCGATGATCGCCGACACCGTCGGCTTCCTCACGGGCGAGGGCCGGCGGGTGTTCGTCGACGCCGAGCACTTCTTCGACGGGTTCCGCACCGACCCCGCGTACGCGCTGCGTGTGGTCCGCACGGCCACCGAGGCCGGCGCCGACGTCGTCGTCCTCTGCGACACCAACGGCGGCATGCTGCCCGACGACGTCCGCGCGACCGTCGCCGCGGTGCTCGAGCAGACCGGCGCCCGGCTGGGCATGCACGCGCACAACGACACCGGGTGCGCCGTCGCCAACTCCGTCGCCGCGGTCGACGCCGGGGCCACCCACGTGCAGGGGACCGTCAACGGAACGGGGGAGCGCACCGGCAACGCCGACATCATGACCGTGGTCGCGAACCTCGAGCTCAAGCGGGGGATGACGGTGCTGCCGGCCGGCGCGCTGCACGAGGCGACGCGCATCGCCCACGCCGTCTCCGAGCTGACGAACATCGTGCCCTACTCGCGCCAGCCCTACGTCGGCGCCAGCGCGTTCGCGCACAAGGCCGGCCTGCACGCCAGCGCCATCAAGGTCGACCCCGACCTGTACCAGCACACCGACCCCGCCCTCGTCGGCAACGACATGCGGCTGCTGGTGTCGGACATGGCCGGCCGGGCCAGCATCGAGCTGAAGAGCCGCGAGCTGGGCTACGACGTCTCGGGCGACCGCGAGCTGGTCACCCGCGTCACCCAGCGGGTGAAGGACCTCGAGGCCGCCGGCTACACGTTCGAGGCGGCCGACGCCTCGTTCGAGCTGCTGCTGCGCGAAGAGGCCGAGGGCCGGCGGGTCAGCTACTTCGACGTCGAGTCGTGGCGGGTCATCACCGAGTCGCGCCCCGGCGGCGACGCCGTCAGCGAGGGGACGGTGAAGCTGCGGGCAGGGGGCGAGCGCGTCGTCGTGACCGGTGAGGGGAACGGTCCGGTCAACGCGCTCGACCACGCCCTGCGCACCGCGATCGGCGCGCTCTATCCGGAGATCGACAAGCTCGAGCTCATCGACTTCCGGGTGCGGATCCTGGACGCGGCCCACGGCACGGACGCGGTGACGCGCGTGCTCGTGGAGATGACGGACGGGAAGACGTCCTGGGAGACCGTGGGGGTCGGGGCCAACATCATCGAGGCCTCGTGGGAGGCGCTGGTCGACGCCGTCACCTACGGTCTGCTGCGCCAGGGGGGAACGGCGATCAGCTGA
- a CDS encoding branched-chain amino acid aminotransferase, with the protein MTPTAPALEFSTTLTSNPVAPERRSEILANPGFGTNFTDHMVTATWTPDGWHDAGLRPYAPLALDPATAVFHYAQAIFEGLKAYRHADGSVWTFRPDANAARMDRSAHRMALPELPAGAFVEAVDLLVRADADWVPSGGETSLYLRPFMFASEAFLGVRPANQVTFCVIASPAGAYFASGVKPVDIWLSSEYTRAAPGGTGAAKCAGNYAASLIAQQEAIEHGCSQVCFLDAVEGKWVEELGGMNLYFVHADGSIVTPELTGTILEGITRDSIIALAADRGYKVDERRLSIDDWRDGVASGDITEVFACGTAAAITPLGRLAWEGGELSHGTEPGPVTTEIRSALLDVQYGRADDPHGWMHRVA; encoded by the coding sequence ATGACACCGACCGCACCGGCTCTGGAGTTCTCGACGACCCTCACGTCGAACCCGGTAGCCCCTGAGCGCCGGTCGGAGATCCTGGCGAACCCCGGGTTCGGCACCAACTTCACCGATCACATGGTCACCGCCACGTGGACGCCCGACGGCTGGCACGACGCCGGCCTGCGCCCGTACGCGCCGCTCGCCCTCGACCCCGCCACGGCGGTCTTCCACTACGCCCAGGCGATCTTCGAGGGCCTCAAGGCCTACCGGCACGCCGACGGCTCCGTGTGGACCTTCCGCCCCGACGCCAACGCCGCGCGCATGGACCGCAGCGCGCACCGCATGGCGCTGCCGGAGCTGCCCGCGGGGGCGTTCGTCGAGGCCGTCGACCTCCTGGTCCGCGCCGACGCCGACTGGGTGCCGTCGGGCGGAGAGACCAGCCTCTACCTGCGCCCGTTCATGTTCGCCTCCGAGGCGTTCCTGGGCGTGCGGCCGGCCAACCAGGTGACGTTCTGCGTCATCGCGTCGCCGGCCGGGGCCTATTTCGCGTCGGGCGTGAAGCCGGTCGACATCTGGCTGTCGTCGGAGTACACGCGCGCCGCTCCCGGCGGCACCGGCGCGGCCAAGTGCGCGGGCAACTACGCCGCCAGCCTCATCGCCCAGCAAGAGGCCATCGAGCACGGCTGCTCGCAGGTCTGCTTCCTCGACGCCGTCGAGGGCAAGTGGGTCGAGGAGCTCGGCGGCATGAACCTCTACTTCGTGCACGCCGACGGCTCCATCGTCACCCCGGAGCTCACCGGCACCATCCTCGAGGGCATCACCCGCGACTCCATCATCGCGCTGGCCGCCGACCGCGGCTACAAGGTCGACGAGCGCCGGCTGTCCATCGACGACTGGCGCGACGGCGTGGCCTCCGGCGACATCACCGAGGTCTTCGCCTGCGGCACCGCCGCCGCCATCACCCCGCTCGGCCGGCTGGCCTGGGAGGGCGGCGAGCTGTCGCACGGCACCGAGCCCGGCCCCGTGACGACGGAGATCCGCTCGGCCCTGCTCGACGTCCAGTACGGCCGCGCCGACGACCCCCACGGCTGGATGCACCGCGTCGCCTGA
- a CDS encoding glycerophosphodiester phosphodiesterase family protein: MSLTRYGVEPHVLAIAHRGGAGLAAENTLAAFERSYALGLRYLETDVRITSDGVPLAFHDAKLNRVTEGRGLVKRRSWDEVRRLTVFGSEPVARLDDLLMAFPDAKFVIDVKDEESLEPLARVLRATNAVERVCLAGAWDGWLASLRADLGPGLSCALGWRSLVSWLACSHGRVAPPRRVANGGFVHVPLRWGRLPIFIDRLVEGAHDLGLRLIVWTVDDPVVMHRLINAGVDGIITDRPDVLREVMIAEGRWPRTVYAERDDR, from the coding sequence GTGAGCCTGACTCGTTACGGAGTGGAGCCCCACGTGCTGGCCATCGCCCACCGGGGCGGGGCGGGGCTGGCTGCCGAGAACACCCTGGCCGCCTTCGAGCGGTCCTACGCCCTCGGGCTGCGGTATCTCGAGACCGACGTCCGCATCACCTCCGACGGCGTCCCCCTCGCCTTCCACGACGCCAAGCTGAACCGCGTCACCGAGGGGCGGGGCCTGGTCAAGCGCCGCTCCTGGGACGAGGTGCGCCGCCTGACGGTGTTCGGCTCGGAGCCCGTGGCCCGGCTCGACGACCTCCTCATGGCGTTCCCCGACGCGAAGTTCGTCATCGACGTCAAGGACGAGGAGTCGCTGGAGCCGCTGGCCCGCGTGCTGCGCGCCACGAACGCCGTCGAGCGGGTCTGCCTGGCCGGCGCCTGGGACGGCTGGCTGGCGTCGCTGCGGGCCGACCTCGGGCCCGGGCTGTCGTGTGCCCTGGGCTGGCGCTCGCTGGTGTCGTGGCTGGCCTGCTCGCACGGGCGGGTCGCGCCGCCGCGCCGGGTGGCCAACGGGGGCTTCGTGCACGTGCCGTTGCGCTGGGGTAGACTCCCGATATTCATCGACCGTCTGGTCGAAGGCGCCCATGACCTGGGGTTGCGCCTCATCGTATGGACGGTTGACGACCCAGTCGTCATGCACCGGCTGATCAACGCGGGTGTCGACGGCATCATCACCGACCGGCCCGATGTGCTGCGCGAGGTGATGATCGCCGAGGGTCGTTGGCCACGCACCGTTTACGCAGAACGCGATGATCGGTAG
- a CDS encoding SRPBCC domain-containing protein has translation MTTTATQTSTQVYRIYIKATPQAIWDAITKPEWTARYGYTGLASYDLRPGGAYTVAPTPEFKAAAEAQGFPCPDVVVDGEVLEAEPPSRLVTTFRMLMDPGMAAEGFSRITHEIRPTPDGTSCSLTVTHELEGMPLLAALSRGDNEAEGAGGGHAWVLSDLKSLLETGTPLAG, from the coding sequence ATGACCACCACCGCGACGCAGACCAGCACGCAGGTCTACCGCATCTACATCAAGGCCACCCCGCAGGCCATCTGGGACGCCATCACGAAGCCGGAGTGGACGGCGCGCTACGGCTACACCGGCCTGGCCAGCTACGACCTGCGCCCGGGCGGCGCCTACACCGTCGCACCGACGCCGGAGTTCAAGGCCGCGGCCGAGGCCCAGGGCTTCCCGTGCCCCGACGTCGTCGTCGACGGCGAGGTCCTCGAGGCCGAGCCGCCGTCGCGCCTGGTCACGACGTTCCGGATGCTCATGGACCCGGGCATGGCCGCCGAGGGCTTCAGCCGGATCACGCACGAGATCCGCCCGACGCCCGACGGCACGTCCTGCTCGCTGACGGTGACGCACGAGCTGGAGGGGATGCCGCTGCTGGCCGCGCTGTCCCGCGGCGACAACGAGGCCGAGGGCGCCGGCGGCGGGCACGCCTGGGTGCTCAGCGACCTCAAGAGCCTGCTCGAGACCGGCACCCCGCTCGCCGGCTGA
- a CDS encoding 3-methyladenine DNA glycosylase encodes MILAEEEWRARTLAHEARVDALVGDHLERRRAGRAHPVHDFLFTYYSFKPSQLRRWHPGFGVVLGGSPPHADWAGYVTGADGVTVGPAVVEKRAATVEWVRGLLAATASRPAHTGCFGLHEWAMVYRTTPGDVRHESYPLRLGHSGTDEVVEAHQIKCSHFDAFRFFTDSARPLNAVTPTRELQPSLEQPGCLHAGMDLYKWAYKLTPLVPSELVADAFELAAEIRELDMRASPYDLADLGFEPVRIETTEGKRQYVEQQRAFAERGAVIRERLLAEIDCQEPAVTGRG; translated from the coding sequence AGCGCGGACGCTCGCCCACGAAGCGCGCGTCGACGCGCTGGTGGGTGACCATCTCGAGCGGCGCCGGGCCGGCCGGGCGCACCCCGTCCACGACTTCCTGTTCACCTACTACAGCTTCAAGCCGTCCCAGCTGCGACGGTGGCATCCCGGCTTTGGCGTGGTGCTGGGCGGGTCTCCGCCGCACGCGGACTGGGCGGGGTACGTCACGGGGGCCGACGGCGTCACCGTCGGCCCCGCCGTGGTCGAGAAGCGCGCGGCCACCGTCGAGTGGGTGCGGGGTCTGCTGGCGGCGACGGCGTCACGGCCGGCGCACACGGGCTGCTTCGGGCTGCACGAGTGGGCCATGGTCTACCGGACCACGCCCGGCGACGTCCGGCACGAGTCCTATCCGCTGCGACTCGGCCATTCCGGCACCGACGAGGTGGTCGAGGCGCACCAGATCAAGTGCTCGCACTTCGACGCGTTCCGCTTCTTCACCGACTCGGCGCGACCGCTGAACGCCGTCACCCCGACACGGGAGCTGCAGCCGTCATTGGAGCAGCCCGGGTGCCTGCACGCGGGCATGGACCTCTACAAGTGGGCCTACAAGCTGACGCCTCTGGTGCCGTCGGAGCTGGTGGCCGACGCGTTCGAGTTGGCGGCCGAGATCCGCGAGCTCGACATGCGCGCCTCGCCGTACGACCTGGCCGACCTCGGTTTCGAGCCCGTGCGCATCGAGACGACCGAGGGCAAGCGCCAGTACGTCGAGCAGCAACGCGCCTTCGCCGAGCGCGGCGCCGTCATCCGCGAACGCCTCCTCGCCGAGATCGACTGTCAGGAGCCCGCCGTCACGGGACGCGGGTGA
- a CDS encoding DEAD/DEAH box helicase, with amino-acid sequence MTTYLERAEHDPDSLYDAFTTWAGERGFDLYPAQQDALIELVSGSHVILSTPTGSGKSLVAVAAHFAAMADGRRTFYTAPLKALVSEKFFALIEIFGAANVGMMTGDSSVNPSAPIICCTAEILANIALRSGNDADVGQVVMDEFHFYSDPQRGWAWQVPLLELTNAQFLLMSATLGDVAFFEKDLRRRTGRDVAVVTSAQRPVPLTYQYSREPIHDLLTELLSTQRAPVYVVHFTQAAAVERAQALVSVNVASREQRDRIAAEIGGFRFSSGFGKVLSRLVRAGIGVHHAGMLPKYRRLVERLTQAGLLKVVCGTDTLGVGINVPIRTVVFSGLTKYDGVRMRQLSAREFHQIAGRAGRAGYDTLGEVIVQAPEHEIENQRLIAKAGDDPKKLKRVVRKKAPEGFVSWGQASMERLIAAEPEPLTSSFEISNAMVLGIISRPGDAFAHARKLLTDNHEPPSRTRKHVHDAVAIYRALLAADVVERLDPPDAEGRTVRLTVDLQPDFALNQPLSPFALAAFDLLDRESPTHALDLLSVVESTLDDPRQVLSAQQFKARGEAVAAMKAEGIEYDERMELLEDVTHPKPLEELLDAAFTIYRQSHPWVGDYELSPKSVARDLYERAMSFGEYVAFYSLARSEGLVLRYLADAYRAMRQTVPEESRTEEVADLVEWLGELVRQVDSSLLDEWEALRNPALLEGDDGDSGAVPVENAPRPITENRRAFLVSVRNALFRRVELAARRDWYGLAELDSADDWSAEDWQDELEPYFDEHADIGIGPDARSAKMLIVTEHPDRWEVRQILDDPAGDHDWGFTAVVDLAESNAAGYPVVAVSEAGRL; translated from the coding sequence CTGACGACCTACCTCGAGCGCGCTGAGCACGATCCGGACTCCCTCTACGACGCCTTCACCACGTGGGCGGGCGAGCGCGGCTTCGACCTCTACCCCGCGCAGCAGGACGCGCTGATCGAGCTGGTCTCCGGCTCGCACGTCATCCTCAGCACGCCGACGGGGTCCGGCAAGAGTCTCGTGGCGGTCGCCGCGCACTTCGCGGCCATGGCCGACGGACGGCGGACGTTCTACACCGCGCCGCTCAAGGCGCTGGTGTCGGAGAAGTTCTTCGCGCTCATCGAGATCTTCGGCGCGGCCAACGTCGGCATGATGACCGGCGACTCCAGCGTGAACCCGTCGGCGCCGATCATCTGCTGCACCGCGGAGATCCTCGCCAACATCGCGCTGCGCAGCGGCAACGACGCCGACGTCGGCCAGGTCGTCATGGACGAGTTCCACTTCTACTCCGACCCGCAGCGCGGCTGGGCCTGGCAGGTGCCGCTGCTGGAGCTGACGAACGCGCAGTTCCTGCTGATGTCGGCCACCCTCGGCGACGTCGCGTTCTTCGAGAAGGATCTACGACGGCGTACGGGTCGCGACGTCGCCGTGGTCACCTCCGCCCAGCGCCCGGTGCCGCTGACCTACCAGTACTCACGCGAGCCGATCCACGACCTGCTGACGGAGCTGCTGTCGACCCAGCGCGCCCCGGTCTACGTCGTCCACTTCACCCAGGCGGCCGCCGTCGAGCGGGCCCAGGCGCTGGTCAGCGTCAACGTCGCCAGCCGCGAGCAGCGCGACCGCATCGCCGCGGAGATCGGCGGGTTCCGGTTCAGCTCCGGATTCGGCAAGGTGCTGTCGCGGCTGGTCCGGGCCGGCATCGGCGTCCACCACGCCGGCATGCTGCCGAAGTACCGCCGGCTGGTCGAACGGCTCACCCAGGCCGGCCTGCTCAAGGTCGTCTGCGGCACCGACACCCTGGGCGTCGGCATCAACGTGCCCATCCGCACGGTCGTCTTCTCGGGCCTGACGAAGTACGACGGCGTCCGCATGCGACAGCTCTCCGCGCGAGAGTTCCACCAGATCGCCGGGCGGGCCGGTCGCGCCGGTTACGACACGCTCGGCGAGGTCATCGTCCAGGCGCCGGAGCACGAGATCGAGAACCAGCGGCTGATCGCCAAGGCCGGCGACGACCCCAAGAAGCTCAAGCGCGTGGTGCGCAAGAAGGCGCCCGAGGGGTTCGTCTCGTGGGGCCAGGCCAGCATGGAGCGGCTCATCGCGGCCGAGCCCGAGCCGCTGACCTCGAGCTTCGAGATCAGCAACGCCATGGTGCTGGGCATCATCAGCCGGCCGGGCGACGCGTTCGCGCACGCGCGCAAGCTGCTCACCGACAACCACGAGCCGCCGTCGCGCACCCGCAAGCACGTGCACGACGCCGTCGCCATCTACCGGGCGCTGCTGGCCGCCGATGTCGTCGAGCGGCTCGACCCGCCCGACGCCGAAGGCCGGACGGTGCGGCTCACCGTCGACCTGCAGCCGGACTTCGCGCTCAACCAGCCGCTGTCGCCGTTCGCGCTGGCGGCGTTCGACCTGCTCGACCGCGAGTCGCCCACCCACGCGCTGGACCTGCTCTCCGTCGTCGAGTCCACGCTCGACGACCCGCGGCAGGTGCTGTCGGCGCAGCAGTTCAAGGCCCGCGGCGAGGCCGTCGCGGCCATGAAGGCCGAGGGCATCGAGTACGACGAGCGCATGGAGCTGCTCGAGGACGTCACCCACCCGAAGCCGCTCGAGGAGCTGCTCGACGCGGCGTTCACCATCTACCGGCAGAGCCACCCGTGGGTCGGCGACTACGAGCTCTCGCCCAAGTCCGTCGCCCGCGACCTCTACGAGCGCGCCATGAGCTTCGGCGAGTACGTCGCGTTCTACAGCCTGGCCCGCTCCGAGGGCCTGGTGCTGCGCTACCTCGCCGACGCCTACCGCGCCATGCGCCAGACGGTGCCCGAGGAGTCGCGCACCGAGGAGGTCGCCGACCTCGTCGAGTGGCTCGGCGAACTGGTCCGCCAGGTCGACTCGTCGCTGCTGGACGAGTGGGAGGCCCTGCGCAACCCGGCGCTGCTCGAGGGCGACGACGGCGACAGCGGTGCGGTCCCGGTCGAGAACGCGCCCCGCCCGATCACCGAGAACCGGCGCGCGTTCCTGGTCAGCGTCCGCAACGCGCTGTTCCGCAGGGTCGAGCTGGCCGCCCGGCGCGACTGGTACGGGCTGGCCGAGCTCGACTCCGCGGACGACTGGTCGGCCGAGGACTGGCAGGACGAGCTGGAGCCGTACTTCGACGAGCACGCCGACATCGGGATCGGGCCGGACGCCCGCAGCGCCAAGATGCTCATCGTCACCGAGCACCCGGACCGCTGGGAGGTCCGGCAGATCCTCGACGACCCCGCCGGCGACCACGACTGGGGCTTCACCGCCGTCGTCGACCTCGCCGAGTCGAACGCCGCCGGCTACCCCGTCGTGGCCGTCAGCGAGGCCGGCCGGCTCTAG
- a CDS encoding lipoyl protein ligase domain-containing protein, with the protein MHGEFKVPGGKLVVADLEVADGVLQHVRISGDFFLEPDLALERIDGALTGLAADSPAAVLAARVSGALGDGVVMLGFSAEAVAVAVRRALAGATSWTDHDWHLLHEGPQEPALQMALEQVLAEQVGAGERPPTLRVWEWASNAVIIGSFQSLRNEVDMDGARRHDVNVVRRISGGGAMFVEPGNTITYSLYVPESLVSGLSFVDSYAFLDEWVVVALRDLGIEATYQPINDITSPVGKIAGAAQKRLAGGVVLHHVTMAYDIDAAKMLEVLRIGREKLSDKGTKSANKRVDPLRSQTGLARADVIDRMVSTFRSRYGLVDDSLDEKTLRLAADLVDSKFGTEEWLTRVP; encoded by the coding sequence GTGCATGGTGAGTTCAAGGTCCCGGGCGGCAAGCTGGTGGTGGCCGACCTCGAGGTGGCCGACGGTGTCCTGCAGCACGTCCGCATCAGCGGCGACTTCTTCCTCGAACCCGACCTCGCGCTCGAGCGCATCGACGGGGCGCTGACGGGTCTGGCGGCCGACTCGCCGGCGGCGGTGCTGGCCGCGCGGGTCTCCGGGGCGCTGGGCGACGGTGTCGTCATGCTCGGGTTCTCCGCCGAGGCCGTGGCGGTGGCCGTCCGTCGCGCCCTGGCCGGCGCGACCTCCTGGACCGACCACGACTGGCACTTGCTGCACGAGGGACCGCAGGAGCCGGCGCTGCAGATGGCGCTGGAGCAGGTCCTGGCCGAGCAGGTGGGCGCGGGGGAGCGGCCTCCGACGCTGCGCGTCTGGGAGTGGGCGTCGAACGCGGTGATCATCGGCAGCTTCCAGTCGCTGCGCAACGAAGTGGACATGGACGGGGCTCGTCGGCATGACGTGAACGTGGTGCGGCGCATCTCGGGCGGCGGCGCGATGTTCGTCGAGCCCGGCAACACCATCACGTACTCGCTGTACGTGCCGGAGTCGCTGGTCTCCGGCCTGTCGTTCGTCGACTCCTACGCGTTCCTGGACGAGTGGGTGGTGGTGGCGCTGCGCGACCTCGGCATCGAGGCGACCTACCAGCCGATCAACGACATCACCTCGCCGGTGGGGAAGATCGCCGGCGCGGCGCAGAAGCGGCTGGCGGGCGGGGTCGTGCTGCACCACGTGACCATGGCCTACGACATCGACGCCGCGAAGATGCTCGAGGTGCTGCGCATCGGCCGCGAGAAACTGTCGGACAAGGGCACCAAGAGCGCCAACAAGCGGGTCGATCCGCTGCGGTCGCAGACCGGGCTGGCGCGGGCCGACGTCATCGACCGCATGGTGTCGACGTTCCGGTCGCGGTACGGGCTGGTGGACGACTCGCTGGACGAGAAGACGCTGCGGCTGGCCGCTGATCTGGTGGACTCGAAGTTCGGCACCGAGGAGTGGCTCACCCGCGTCCCGTGA
- a CDS encoding ArsR/SmtB family transcription factor: protein MTDDRVFKALADPTRRFLLDLLFARDGRTLTELESELEMSRFGVMKHLRVLEEANLVVTRRSGREKLHFLNPVPIREIHDRWIDKYTERHTTALLELRAELEDES, encoded by the coding sequence ATGACCGACGACCGGGTCTTCAAGGCGCTCGCCGATCCCACGCGGCGGTTCCTGCTCGACCTGCTCTTCGCGCGTGACGGCCGCACGCTGACCGAGCTGGAGTCCGAGCTGGAGATGAGCCGCTTCGGCGTCATGAAGCACCTGCGCGTGCTGGAGGAGGCGAACCTCGTGGTCACCCGCAGGTCGGGGCGAGAGAAGTTGCACTTCCTCAACCCGGTGCCGATCCGCGAGATCCACGACCGGTGGATCGACAAGTACACCGAGCGCCACACCACGGCGCTCCTGGAGCTCAGGGCCGAACTGGAGGACGAATCATGA